The nucleotide sequence tttatttatttctcctcacacgcttttctattcttaccaaaattatcacccttaattataggatattaattgttgtcaagttttttttatttgttaatttgtgcattctagaaaaagtaataacaaaatatggctttaagaaaaaacattctgtcCAAATTGTCAAAGTTTCGTTTAAAGTCTACTCACCCCCCCACACAAATGTACCAACCTATCTCGGTCTCCCCTACATCATTCCAGTTTAAAATACTTACATTTcgcaaattacatatttttataaagtaaaaaatgtaaaaatgatactataagtaatttttctacatttctGTAGACTcacataatacaataatttaagtGTACCTGGAGAAGTAGCTGAAGATAATGCTCAAAAGGCAACCAAATATTGCATCTTTCCTcttaaacaatttatcttcGTATAATAACTTTGtgttattcaattaatttaacacACGCATCAATGAGAAATATGATATGAGCATTACACTTAATGATTACTAAAGCCAGAGGAAAGAAGAgtgaattacataattattataagttgTGGAGAAAGCTTCTTATTACGCAgaacatacaattatattacaCTTTTATCTTAATTCTGTTTCGAAAgttgataaataatacaaaatgatgttatttgaaaattaaactgCAGAGGGGTTTCCCATGATTTACTCATCAAAAGGCCCAAAAGGATGACGAAATCACGAAAGCAGCCTGATAGCTAGGGCAATGACATATACTAGCAGCTGTGAGTATTCAGTATTACTGTAGCATCAGATCAGTTGAGTgtgtcaaatatttatattagtttcaTTAGCGctgataaagaaaaagaaatccttGGAAGTGAAACAACTCGCAAGGAGTTTTTCTTGTTTGTTATATGTAGATATCCTCAGGAGCTATGAGTCCGGGAATAAATGTGCCGCTATCATGTTTTTGTTGAAGATCCTTTCATTTTGTGTTCTATTCGTCGGAAGAGTTCTTTGCCAAGAAGAGAGCTGGAATTTGGGAGATATTGGGAAAGAAAATGAAGGATCTGTTTCACTTAAATCACCTTTCATCAAGGATTGGACTCTTCCTGATACGGGAGATGATCCCTCACTCACATATGCCTTGGATCTCTCTTTTGCTGTCTCAGACGAGGACCCTGGTAGACAAATCCATTTCTCCATAATGGATGGTGATGAGGTTCTTTCAGCAACTTTGCCACATTATGATAACGTCTCCGTTCTTCTGGCATCAAATACTTCTCTAGAGCAAAGGgtaactctttttttatgtcCTACTCCTGGAGACGATCGCTACGTTACATTTTCAGCTCGTACCCGCTATCCTTCAGCCATcccattcaaattcaaaatcaGGGTCATTTCCTTAGATCTTCCATTGGGTAAGTCTCTGATATTCTAAATAGCTCTATGACATTATAATTGTCATTtgcttttaatatttgtagGTCAAACTCAAATCATGGATGTAAGCACGGGTCTGCCAGTGACACTACGTATCAATCCTAGTGCTTCTTATCGAGACTATTTTGTTCTTAATGTAGACTCTGTTGATTTCAATACAAAAGACGTATGCATTGTCGTAGCTGCCTCTGAAGGAAAATGTCCAATGAAAAATTCACCGGAAACTGTCGTTACATCTGATGCATGGCAAACTGCACTAAAGTCAGCAAGTATTACGATTCGAGCCCGAACTTTTAGTTTCATTGAGCCTTTCTTTGTGACGGTCGTAGTGATGCCCAATGACTATCCATGCTCACTTGGTTCCTCCGTTGTCCATGATTATGACGATTTGAGTAgagtaagaacaaaaaaaattagtattgttGTTCATAAAGGAGACGGATATTTGAGCTATATGTTGCCCATATTTGCCTCTCTtggttttttgatatttatcgTACTCATTTCTTGTCTTATCGTGGGAACAAAGGACTACAAGACATATGATGAAGCAGATTTTGTAGGCGAACCCGAGGAAGCGACATCTGTCATGGGTATTCGATCAAGTGAGGAAACTCCACAGTTTGAAGTGGACGAGGATGAAAGAGCCTATACTCTATATCGTGATTGTTTTAGTGCAATGGAAGAGAGAAAATCTACTGCACCCAATAGAGCTATTAGGATTGAAAGAGGAATGAAGAGATTCAAACATCGTCCTCGTATCTCGGATTTAAGCATGATATCTGCAACGGATAATTGGTTTAGAAGAAATCGTTCACGAGTGTATATTTACCTTCTACCTCTCATTACATTGTTTTACTTCATTCCTG is from Lepeophtheirus salmonis unplaced genomic scaffold, UVic_Lsal_1.4 unplaced_contig_532_pilon, whole genome shotgun sequence and encodes:
- the LOC121131400 gene encoding SID1 transmembrane family member 1, with translation MTYTSSFSLALIKKKKSLEVKQLARSFSCLLYVDILRSYESGNKCAAIMFLLKILSFCVLFVGRVLCQEESWNLGDIGKENEGSVSLKSPFIKDWTLPDTGDDPSLTYALDLSFAVSDEDPGRQIHFSIMDGDEVLSATLPHYDNVSVLLASNTSLEQRVTLFLCPTPGDDRYVTFSARTRYPSAIPFKFKIRVISLDLPLGQTQIMDVSTGLPVTLRINPSASYRDYFVLNVDSVDFNTKDVCIVVAASEGKCPMKNSPETVVTSDAWQTALKSASITIRARTFSFIEPFFVTVVVMPNDYPCSLGSSVVHDYDDLSRVRTKKISIVVHKGDGYLSYMLPIFASLGFLIFIVLISCLIVGTKDYKTYDEADFVGEPEEATSVMGIRSSEETPQFEVDEDERAYTLYRDCFSAMEERKSTAPNRAIRIERGMKRFKHRPRISDLSMISATDNWFRRNRSRVYIYLLPLITLFYFIPAIQFVFLAKAQEENTGSQDICYHNFRCSKPFSIFTDFNHIVSNSSYFIYGMSFMVLVAIKKSKLSSSLNDYYNKMGGTGIPQQLSIFHALGFALMAQGLFSICYHVCPTNLSLQFDTTMMYIICVLSIIKIYQFRHPDATANAYSTFGFVGFLVLLEALALYTSSWLVYFPFFLLYVVTTLFIAIDSYFMGLGRIDRIIGRLLFKHIFFECFCSNSERCSKGPLFLLRFIWGILFSIANITYALYTAVSKYKDPKKSLSHVVLFILAANLLAYLLYYIIRKIVKQNFTDSARFNPLHVFVICGKTYKCRFPTGTFFGSLAILFGGLGFYLYSSRSANRNLSPAESRNLNSHCTWFDFYDNHDIWHFFGATGVYTAFISLLTIDDDLLYTNRNEIDVF